A window from Salvia miltiorrhiza cultivar Shanhuang (shh) chromosome 2, IMPLAD_Smil_shh, whole genome shotgun sequence encodes these proteins:
- the LOC131009628 gene encoding probable indole-3-pyruvate monooxygenase YUCCA11 encodes MEQKSRVVIVGAGPAGLATSACLNLQNIANIVLEREDCAASLWRKRAYERLKLHLAKEFCQLPHMPFPSNSPTFIPRNAFIRYLDDYVARFGVSPLCCRSVVSASLQSGKWVVVARNGRSGATERYVAEFLVVATGENSEGFIPPLQGLHSFKGEVLHSSMYENGERFQEREVLVVGSGNSGMEIALDLANWGARTSVVIRSPVHVLSENLVRLGMTLLSYLPLNLVDNLVVFLGNMKHGNLSKYGIRRPKEGPFFLKMATGRSAVIDVGTIAKIKAGEIQVFPSIKMVEGNQVTFSDGRTQSFDAIVFATGYKSTVRTWLQDDEGGVFGEDGMPKEKPPNHWKGENGVYCAGFARAGLAGIAKDAKAISQDINAILSQPHTN; translated from the exons ATGGAGCAGAAAAGCAGAGTGGTGATCGTGGGCGCAGGCCCCGCAGGCTTAGCAACCTCGGCATGCCTAAACCTCCAAAACATAGCCAACATTGTGCTGGAGCGAGAAGACTGCGCCGCCTCGCTGTGGCGGAAGAGAGCCTACGAGCGGCTGAAGCTCCACCTGGCCAAGGAGTTCTGCCAGCTCCCCCACATGCCCTTCCCGTCCAATTCCCCGACCTTCATCCCCAGAAACGCCTTCATCCGCTACCTCGACGACTACGTGGCCCGCTTCGGGGTCAGCCCACTCTGCTGCCGCAGCGTCGTGTCCGCTTCGCTCCAGAGCGGGAAATGGGTCGTGGTGGCCCGGAACGGCCGCTCCGGGGCCACGGAGAGGTACGTGGCGGAGTTCCTCGTGGTGGCCACGGGGGAGAACAGCGAGGGTTTTATCCCGCCGCTGCAAGGGCTCCACTCCTTCAAAGGGGAGGTGCTGCATTCCAGCATGTACGAGAATGGGGAGAGGTTCCAGGAGAGGGAGGTGCTGGTGGTCGGAAGCGGGAATTCCGGCATGGAGATCGCGCTCGATTTGGCCAACTGGGGTGCCCGGACGTCGGTCGTCATTCGGAGTCCG GTGCACGTGCTTAGTGAGAATTTGGTAAGGTTGGGCATGACATTACTTTCGTATCTGCCGCTGAATCTGGTGGATAACCTGGTAGTGTTTCTAGGTAATATGAAACATGGTAATCTTTCCAAATATGGCATTCGGAGGCCCAAGGAGGGGCCtttctttctaaaaatggcaactGGGAGATCCGCCGTCATCGATGTCGGAACCATCGCCAAAATTAAAGCAGGAGAAATCCAA GTGTTCCCATCCATCAAGATGGTGGAAGGAAACCAAGTTACGTTCAGTGACGGGCGCACTCAAAGCTTCGACGCCATCGTTTTCGCCACTGGTTACAAGAGCACCGTCAGGACATGGCTGCAG GATGATGAGGGAGGGGTTTTTGGTGAAGATGGAATGCCGAAGGAGAAACCTCCAAATCATTGGAAAGGAGAAAACGGTGTTTACTGTGCTGGATTTGCGAGGGCAGGGCTGGCTGGCATTGCTAAGGATGCCAAGGCTATATCGCAGGATATCAACGCCATTTTATCCCAACCACACACAAATTAG
- the LOC131011774 gene encoding protein FAR1-RELATED SEQUENCE 5-like: protein MDSGLGSGARDSSEDDIVGVGDPTAVVDACINQIGEVSSFLYDDEEVFVHEDASLSREASSTEKDGMDVDRESTYSCLNSSSSEEKSFYSDGKHESASQNGCLNNDAECQSPKACISGNNGPDILGEQDDRSPGISSDDQLGMDADDKQVSIAETPSNASSGSIKDEAEEYIVPELGVEFESEEHAYKCYNRYALMEGFSIRKDFVNKSKVTGLVVSRRYTCHRQGYGSSKRDMNMKPRKETRTGCQAHMTITRQTNGKYRVIHFETRHNHEFVTPFTAHLLPSQKRISFVEAVEAESAAAPVPDGVPKLGMGFDSEDHAYEFYNAYAGRLGFSIRKDYVNRSKVDGAVASRRYTCFREGYRQNDKRGSKVKRPRKETRVGCMAQLVISRQADGRYRVTHFEERHNHELVPACKVRTLRSQRRSLTNQIVESSASGASDMPPKSVAELLLAGAGGQDDPIFDPIDHEMNLTSKRAWNMMQEEAESFHRYFQNKKLKDPSFVYAVQLDVEEEMTNFFWADEKMLVDYGDFGDVVCFDTTYRLNKDWRPLVLFFGINNHKQILVFGAGFLYDNTAQSLKWILRTFIKAMSGKTPKTILSDKNAILSEVISCELPETQHRLCTWQIYQNALKHLNEVVVSSDSFSSDLCGCFLHLDEEDFVNSWKVMLDTYSLWENEWLRGVFEEREKWALPYSKHIFSADIETAFLSECSITSLKKYVKHESHILQFVKHFGRVVNDWRYKELEANYDMGQHVPRLMGDVIMLKQVREIYTPIIFKTFHQEYEISLNIVINQCIDAVSSVEYKVSTYGEVRHYTVLYSLEDDLVACSCMKFESGGILCSHALKVLDYRNIKIVPSRYILKRWTRDARA from the coding sequence ATGGACTCTGGCCTTGGTTCTGGGGCAAGGGATAGTTCTGAGGATGACATTGTAGGGGTAGGTGATCCTACTGCAGTAGTGGATGCCTGTATAAATCAGATAGGTGAGGTTTCAAGCTTCCTGTATGATGATGAGGAGGTCTTTGTTCATGAAGATGCATCGTTGAGTCGCGAAGCTTCTTCTACTGAGAAAGATGGTATGGATGTAGATAGAGAGAGCACATATAGCTGCCTTAATTCTTCTTCATCAGAGGAAAAAAGTTTTTACAGTGATGGTAAACATGAGTCTGCCAGCCAAAATGGTTGTTTAAACAATGATGCTGAGTGTCAGAGTCCTAAGGCATGCATCAGTGGCAATAATGGGCCAGATATTTTGGGCGAGCAAGATGACCGTAGTCCTGGTATTTCCTCTGACGATCAGCTGGGAATGGATGCTGATGATAAACAAGTTTCTATAGCTGAAACCCCTTCTAATGCCTCGTCTGGATCCATTAAAGATGAAGCTGAAGAGTACATAGTGCCGGAACTTGGGGTGGAGTTTGAATCTGAAGAGCATGCATACAAGTGTTACAATAGATATGCTCTGATGGAAGGTTTCAGCATCCGAAAAGATTTTGTGAATAAAAGTAAGGTTACTGGCTTGGTAGTATCGAGAAGGTACACCTGCCACAGACAAGGCTATGGATCCAGCAAGCGTGATATGAACATGAAACCCCGGAAAGAAACAAGAACTGGTTGTCAGGCTCACATGACCATTACGCGTCAAACAAATGGGAAATATCGTGTCATCCATTTCGAGACAAGGCACAATCATGAGTTTGTGACACCATTCACAGCCCATTTGTTACCATCACAGAAGAGGATATCCTTTGTTGAGGCTGTTGAGGCCGAATCAGCTGCTGCTCCGGTGCCAGATGGGGTCCCAAAGCTGGGGATGGGGTTTGATTCGGAAGATCATGCTTATGAATTCTACAATGCATATGCTGGGCGACTGGGTTTCAGTATTCGGAAGGATTACGTGAACAGGAGTAAAGTAGATGGAGCTGTGGCATCTAGGAGGTATACTTGTTTCAGAGAAGGCTATAGGCAGAACGACAAAAGAGGTTCAAAAGTGAAGAGACCACGAAAGGAAACCAGAGTTGGGTGCATGGCACAGTTAGTCATTTCTCGTCAGGCTGATGGTAGGTACCGTGTCACTCACTTTGAAGAACGCCACAATCACGAGCTTGTACCAGCATGTAAAGTTCGCACACTGCGATCACAGAGGAGGTCTTTGACAAATCAAATTGTGGAATCCAGTGCATCCGGAGCTTCTGATATGCCGCCAAAGTCAGTTGCTGAGTTGTTATTAGCAGGAGCGGGAGGTCAGGACGATCCCATTTTTGATCCTATAGATCACGAGATGAATCTTACATCCAAACGAGCTTGGAACATGATGCAGGAAGAAGCTGAAAGTTTCCACCGGTATTTCCAGAACAAGAAACTGAAGGATCCGTCTTTTGTTTATGCTGTACAGCTTGATGTTGAAGAGGAAATGACCAATTTCTTCTGGGCTGATGAGAAGATGTTGGTGGACTATGGGGATTTTGGTGATGTGGTTTGCTTTGATACAACATACCGTCTCAACAAAGATTGGCGGCCTTTAGTCCTGTTTTTTGGAATAAATAATCATAAGCAGATACTGGTCTTCGGTGCTGGATTTCTTTACGATAACACAGCCCAGTCTCTTAAATGGATACTGAGAACCTTCATAAAAGCAATGTCTGGAAAAACCCCAAAGACTATCCTCTCTGATAAAAATGCTATTTTATCAGAAGTAATAAGCTGTGAATTGCCTGAAACTCAACACAGGTTATGCACATGGCAAATATATCAAAATGCGCTCAAACATCTCAATGAAGTAGTCGTCAGCTCAGATTCTTTTTCCAGTGATTTATGTGGCTGCTTTCTCCACCTGGATGAGGAAGACTTTGTTAATTCCTGGAAAGTCATGCTGGATACTTACAGTCTGTGGGAAAATGAGTGGTTGCGCGGCGtatttgaagagagagagaagtgggCTTTGCCATACAGCAAGCATATCTTTTCAGCTGACATAGAAACTGCTTTCCTCTCTGAGTGCTCTATCACTAGCCTGAAAAAGTACGTGAAGCATGAATCACATATTCTCCAGTTTGTCAAGCATTTTGGAAGGGTGGTTAACGACTGGCGCTACAAAGAGTTGGAAGCTAACTATGACATGGGTCAGCATGTGCCAAGATTGATGGGTGATGTCATAATGCTGAAGCAGGTAAGGGAAATATACACGCCCATCATCTTTAAAACGTTTCACCAAGAATACGAAATCTCTCTGAACATTGTGATCAACCAATGCATTGATGCAGTGTCCTCAGTCGAGTATAAAGTCAGTACATATGGTGAGGTTCGTCATTACACTGTTTTATACAGCTTAGAAGATGATTTAGTTGCTTGCAGTTGTATGAAGTTTGAGTCTGGAGGAATTCTGTGTAGCCATGCACTGAAAGTGCTGGACTATAGGAATATAAAGATAGTCCCTAGCCGATATATATTGAAGCGTTGGACCAGAGATGCGAGGGCGTAA